Within the Pseudarthrobacter sp. W1I19 genome, the region ATCCCGCTACTCAAGGGTCTGGATCTCAGCTTCACCAATACACGCCTTCTAAACCCGACTGCGGGACGCTATATCGGCGTCGACAACTATGAGCACCTGCTGGGCGGAGGGGCGTTCTTCAAGTCAGTGGTCACCACGCTCGTATACACCGCCTTCACTGTTGTCCTGTCGCTAACGCTCGGCACGGTCTCGGCTTTTGTTATCAACCGGTACTTTCCGGGACGCACCTTGGCGCGGGCTGTCATCGTTATGCCTTGGGCTGTTCCTACAGTGGCCGTGGCGCTGGTGTTTAGATGGATCTACAACGACTCGACTGGCATCGCGAACAATGCCAGCAGTGCCCTCGGCCTAGGCGAACGTGGGTGGCTGACGGATCCGGCATACGGGATGCCATCAGTGGTCATCGCGACGGTATGGAAGGTCACTCCCTTCGTGATGCTGGTGGTACTGGCAGCGCTGCAGTCGGTTCCCGAGGACCTTTACGAAGCAACCCGCATCGATGGAGCAGACAGTTACAGCACCTTCAAGCTCGTAGTCCTACCGTTCCTGCTGCCCACGCTGCGCGTTGTCGCACTGCTGATGACCATCTGGTCTTTCAGGCGCTTCGAGATCATCTGGTTGCTGACCGGTGGCGGGCCCGTGGATGCAACAAACACCATAGTCATTGACGTTTATCGGGAGGCCTTCAACAACAGCCAGCTGGGACTGGCGGCCGCGGCCGGCATGCTGGGTCTGGTGCTCTCCCTTGTGGTCACCGCAATATATTTTGTTGTCGAGCAGCGGGCCAATAAGCAGAACGGAATGAACGAATGATTGCGAACAGACGTCTAAGCGTCGGCGTGAGGGCACTTCTGGCGTTGCTTTTGACCTGCCTTGCCGGGTTCCCGCTCTTCTGGATCATCAATACTGCCATGACGCCCACCAACGATTTGTACCAAGGTCAGCAGAGGGTCGTTCCCGATCTATCACGCACCCTTAATCTTTTCTCTGTGCTGACCACCGACACGCCTTTTCTGCGCTGGATGGGCAACTCCGCCGTCGTCGCCTTCGGAACGACTCTGTTGAGTCTGATCCTGGCGACCATGGCAGCATACGCACTTTCCCGTTATAAGTTCGTCGGCAAAGGACCCATGGGTTTCCTGTTCTTCGCCACACAGATGCTTCCGGAGGCACTGCTGGTGGTGCCCTTGTACTCGCTGTTTGCAGCCCTAGGACTGCTCAACCAGCTCGGCGGCCTCGTGCTCGTAAACACGGCATTCGCGATGCCCGTGGCCCTGTTCATCCTCAAGTCCGCCATCGACAACATCCCCTATGAGCTGGAGGAATCGGCGAGGGTTGACGGCTGCAGCCCCCTTAGCATTCTCCAGGTCATGGTGGTCCCGCTCGTGGCTCCGTCCATGGCGGCCGCCGCCGTCATCACGTTCTTTGACGGGTGGAACGAATACCTGTTCGCCACCACGTTCATCCGCGACCGTTCCTCCTGGGTCGCCTCCACCGGCCTCGCCTCCTTCATAGGAGAGTTCTCGACGCCCTTGGATACTGTGTTCAGCGCGGCCCTGGTGTTTACCGTTCCGGCTGTCGTCTTCTTCCTCCTCATGCAGCGCAAGATCGTCTCCGGACTCACCGCCGGATCAGTAAAGGGATAGTCCCATGCCAACGATTGAATTTGACCAGGTCAGCAAGAATTTTGCCGGAAACACCGTTATCAAGGACTTCGACGCAACCGTGCCCGACAAGGAATTCCTGGTCCTGTTGGGGCCGTCGGGGTGCGGGAAGTCAACCATGCTGCGGATGATTGCCGGTCTGACTGATATTTCCTCCGGCGAGCTTCGTTTCGACGGCGTCGTGGTCAACAACCTGGAGCCCAAGAAACGCAACATAGCGTTTGTTTTCCAGTCGTACGCCCTCTACCCCCATATGAGCGTGCGCGCCAATATCGGCTTTCCTTTGGTCATGGACAACTTCCGTTGGTGGCATCACATCCCTGTGGCGGGCGGTTTTGCGCGGCGCGCCTTGATGAAGCGCAAGGACATCGCCGCCAAGATCGACCAGGTGGCCGAAATGCTTGAATTGACGGACTATCTGGACCGTCGGCCAAAAGCGCTCTCGGGCGGGCAGCGCCAGCGAGTTGCCGTAGCAAGGTCGCTGATCCGGGAACCAGCGCTGTACCTGCTGGACGAACCCCTCAGCAATCTCGATGCCAAGCTCCGCACCCAAATGAGGGCTGAAATCTCGGCACTCCACGACAGGGTGAAAAAGACCTTCGTCTACGTCACCCACGACCAGGTCGAGGCGATGACGATGGGCACACGCATCATTGTGCTCAATGACGGGGTGGTCCAGCAGTATGGGACGCCCAAGGAGATCTACGACAGGCCCGCCAACACATTCGTAGCCAAGTTCATCGGGGCCCCACCCATGAACCTTATCCCTGTCTCTCAAACCGGGCAGGGAACGGAGATGTTCGGCAACTTGCTGCCGTTTGCCCCTTCAGTAGCGGAGGACCGGGCCATGCAGCTGGGCATCCGCGCCGAAAAGGTCAAGGTACATCCCGACCGGCAGCAGGGCTACCAGGCGCAGGTCATCACGGTGGAGCACTTGGGTGCGGAAACGGTTGTTGGTTTTAAGTTCGGGACCGAGGCCCATGAGAATGAAGTGGGGGCGCGGGCTTCCCGCGACCTGTTCTACGCAAAGCTGGTGGGCGACGTTTGGCTCGAACACGGCCAGATGTGCACGGTGTCGTTCGACCCTGAGGACGTCCTTTGGTACTCAGCTGACAACGGCGAACTGCTCGACACCGAGCAGATGGCCGCCAGTTAGGTGTCGGCGACACAGTTAGAAAAGCCATGAACACAAAAAGAACGGCAGCGCGCACGCCGCCGCCGATATTGTGCCTGGGCGAAACCATGGTGCTGCTCACACCCGATAGCGGCCGCCTGGCCAAAAGCAGCCACCTTGGCATTCACGTGGGGGGCGCGGAAAGCAACGTGGCGGCGGGGATCGCACACCTGGGCCACGACGTCGAGTGGATCAGCAGGCTCGGCGACGATCCTTTCGGACGCATCATCATCGACTTCCTTCGCGGCCGCGGAGTCCACCTGGACAGGGTGCAGGTGGACCCGGACCGTCCGACCGGGGTCTACTTCAAAGACCGTGAACCGGGGGCAAGCCGCGTGTTTTACTACCGCGCCGGCTCGGCCGCCTCCGCACTCAGCCCCACCGACTCTCCGACACTGGCCCTTGAACACCGGACACTTTGCCATGTCTCAGGGATAACCGCCGCGCTTTCGTCCTCGGCCAATAACCTGCTTCAGCACATCCTCATTGACCATCGCGCCCCGGATGTCCTCATAAGTTTTGACGTCAACTACCGCCCTGCCCTCTGGCCTCTGAAGACAGCTGCCACACGTTTGCTTGAGCTGGCCAGCCATGCAGACATCGTGGTGGTGGGCAGGGATGAGGCGCAAGCACTGTGGGGGACCGAACGAGCAGAGGACGTACGCGCAATCCTTCCGGACGTGCCCCACCTGGTGGTTAAGGACGCCGGCATCGAAGCTGTTCACTTCACCGGCCAGACCATTACCCACCAACCGGCCCTGTCCGCGGAGATAGTGGAACCGGTGGGTGCCGGGGATGCATTCGCTGCGGGATATCTCTCGGGATTCCTGCGGGGTTTTGACACCCCGAGGGCCCTCCGTCTGGGACACCTCATGGCTGGACTGACCCTGCAGCACGTCAGCGACCTGCCAGTGCTGCCCGACTCCGAGGACATCGTAGGAGCCAGCGCACTTGAGGGCGAGGATTGGGCCGGAATCCGGCTTAACGCTACGCACCTTCACGACCTGAAATCCCTCTCACAGAAAGGAAACACGCGTGTCCACTGACCTCATCAGCCTGCTCCAGGGGCAACCCGTCATGGCAATCCTGCGCAACATGGACCCCCAGCGGTCCGTTGAATTGGCCTCGAAGGCATGGGATCTAGGCATAGATCTGGTCGAGGTCCCAATCCAATCCCCCGACGCAGTGCCGTCGCTTGCAGCCGTCGTTCGAGCGGGGGCTGAACGAGGAAAACCGGTCGGATCGGGTACCGTCGTGACGGAAGAACAGGTGCGGCAAAGCGCCAAAATGGGTGTCGCCTTCACGGTCGCGCCGGGTCTGGACCCGGAAGTCATCAGCCTCTGCCGCAACCTGCAACTGCCGCACCTCCCCGGGGTGGCCACCCCGAGCGAGATACAGTCAGCAATACGTCTGGGCTGTACGGTCCTCAAAGCATTCCCGGCATCCATTCTTGGGCCCGAATGGTTCAAGGCCATGCGCGGTCCCTTCCCGGGGGTCTCCTTTGTCGCCACGGGCGGGATTGACGCTTCCAACGCGGCGGTCTTCCTCGATGCAGGAGCCACAACGATCGCGGTCGGTTCAGCACTGGCCGACAGCCGCCAACTCGATCTGATCACAGAAATCATTGCCACTCGGGGTACTCCGAGACCGGTATAGCGCGAAACAGCCAAGCGGGCCTGACTCGGCAGGGGCATTCAAGGCCGGTCGTATGCGCGCACCAGCGGGTCTACTTCCCTTGAAATAAGGCCATCCGCGGTTTCTACTGGAAGCCCGTTCCGGATCCAGTATTCAATCCCGCCAAGCATTTCACGCACTGGATATTTGAGCTCAGCGAAAGCTAGCGCCCCTACAGTGCTCCCGTTGCAGCCGGGGCCCCAGGAGTAGACCACCACATTGCTCCCCAGAGGAATGTGGTGCGGCGCAGCCGTAATAATTTCTGCCGACGGCATGTGTAGGGCTCCGGGGATATGAGCGTGGTCCCAGGACGCGCGCCGCCGAGTGTCCACCAGAACGAGCTCCCCGGCAGACATTCCGTCTGCCACGTCCATTACATCGATCTCATACTGGAGCTTGGATCTGAAGAACTCGGAAGGGGTAGTCATATGGTCAACTTACCGGAAGCGCTCTCGCCTATGTAGGCGCCTACTCGCTGCGTACCGCGGCTTCTGCCGCCGGTGGATTCCAGTGCGAAACAGCCCGTTACGCCGGCCGATGCCGCCGGTCCCCCTACTCCTGAAAGCGTCTGATGAGTACCCGAACCTTGACAGTTTCAGCGGCCCAGCTGGGGCCAGTACCCCGTTCAGCGACGCGAGCGGAGACCTTGGCCCGCCTCATCCGGCTCCTTGAAGCAGCCGCGGCGGAAGGGGCGCAGCTGGTGGTTTTTCCGGAGGCCGCCTTGACTCCCTTTTTTCCGCACTGGCTTGTACAGGACGAAGGGGAACTTCTCAGTTATTTCGAGGAAGATGTCCCCGGGACCGGCACGCAGGCGCTGTTTGACGCGGCCAGCGCACTGCGAGTCGCATTCGTTTTGGGCTTCGCGGAACGAACCATGGATGAGCGGCAGTTCAACACCGCGGCTTTCGTGGACGAGGGCGGCCGCGTCATCCATCGCTACCGCAAAGTCCATTTGCCGGGGTTTCGCGACGTGCAACCAGGAACCCCTTTCCAAAACCTGGAAAAGAAGTACTTCGAGGTCGGGGACCTTGGGTTCGGAGTGCAAGCATGGCGGAACACCAGGATTGGGCTCGCAATCTGCAATGACCGGCGCTGGGCGGAAACATACCGGGTGCTGGCCCTGGGTGGCGCCGAGGTTGTCTGTTTGGGGTACAACACGCCTGCATCCAATCCTCATCTTCCGGAAACTGACCACCTGACCGATTTCCACAACCACCTGTCCATGCAGGCCGGGGCCTACCAAAACTCAATGTGGGTCATCGGAACAGCCAAGGCGGGAATTGAGGAAGGGGTGAGCCAGATAGGCGGCAGCGCCATCATCGCTCCGTCCGGGGAGATTGTCGCAGTCGCCAGAACACTCGATGATGAAATTGTGACAGCCGAAATTGATCTGGATATGGTAACGCGGTATCGGCGGGAGGTGTTCAACTTCTCCGATCACCGGCGTCCAGAGCACTACACAAGCATCACGCGGCCGCGGGTTCAATAGTGTAGCCCTGGGCACCAGAGATAACGCAACGAACTCACCCACCTCCCAGCCTCCGGACGTAAACTGACCTTCGCACCACCACTTGTGGACACTGTGTCAGGCAGGAGCTGCGCATGCTCTGGAAGTTACTCGTTGAATACCTGCCGCCGCACCGGCAGCTGCTGATCGCCGTCGTCGTTTTCCAGCTGGCGCAGTCCATCGCGTCGCTGTACCTGCCCACGCTGAACGCGGACATCATCGATGAGGGCGTGGCCAAGGGGGACACCGGCGTCATCCTCAACCTGGGCGGGCTGATGCTGGGGATCACCCTGCTGCAGATCGCCTGCGCCGTGATCGCCGTGTACTTCGGGGCGAAGGCGGCCATGGGCACAGGCCGGGACCTGCGCGGCGCCATCTTCTCCCGGGTGGGCGAGTTCTCCGAGCAGGAAGTCACCAAGTTCGGCGCGCCCAGCCTGATCACCCGCTCCACGAACGACGTCCAGCAGGTCCAGCAGCTTGTCCTGATGGGCGCCACCATGATGGTGGCCGCGCCGATGCTCGCCATCGGCGGGGTGATCATGGCGGTCCGGCAGGATGTGCAGCTGTCCTGGCTGATCGCCGTCGCCGTGCCCGTGCTGCTGGCCGGGGTGGGGCTGATC harbors:
- a CDS encoding carbohydrate ABC transporter permease, which translates into the protein MTVTTPTAARPAPAQAPRRKRFSWTPYFFIGLAVLYLLLFAVIPLLKGLDLSFTNTRLLNPTAGRYIGVDNYEHLLGGGAFFKSVVTTLVYTAFTVVLSLTLGTVSAFVINRYFPGRTLARAVIVMPWAVPTVAVALVFRWIYNDSTGIANNASSALGLGERGWLTDPAYGMPSVVIATVWKVTPFVMLVVLAALQSVPEDLYEATRIDGADSYSTFKLVVLPFLLPTLRVVALLMTIWSFRRFEIIWLLTGGGPVDATNTIVIDVYREAFNNSQLGLAAAAGMLGLVLSLVVTAIYFVVEQRANKQNGMNE
- a CDS encoding carbohydrate ABC transporter permease, which translates into the protein MLTTDTPFLRWMGNSAVVAFGTTLLSLILATMAAYALSRYKFVGKGPMGFLFFATQMLPEALLVVPLYSLFAALGLLNQLGGLVLVNTAFAMPVALFILKSAIDNIPYELEESARVDGCSPLSILQVMVVPLVAPSMAAAAVITFFDGWNEYLFATTFIRDRSSWVASTGLASFIGEFSTPLDTVFSAALVFTVPAVVFFLLMQRKIVSGLTAGSVKG
- a CDS encoding ABC transporter ATP-binding protein; its protein translation is MPTIEFDQVSKNFAGNTVIKDFDATVPDKEFLVLLGPSGCGKSTMLRMIAGLTDISSGELRFDGVVVNNLEPKKRNIAFVFQSYALYPHMSVRANIGFPLVMDNFRWWHHIPVAGGFARRALMKRKDIAAKIDQVAEMLELTDYLDRRPKALSGGQRQRVAVARSLIREPALYLLDEPLSNLDAKLRTQMRAEISALHDRVKKTFVYVTHDQVEAMTMGTRIIVLNDGVVQQYGTPKEIYDRPANTFVAKFIGAPPMNLIPVSQTGQGTEMFGNLLPFAPSVAEDRAMQLGIRAEKVKVHPDRQQGYQAQVITVEHLGAETVVGFKFGTEAHENEVGARASRDLFYAKLVGDVWLEHGQMCTVSFDPEDVLWYSADNGELLDTEQMAAS
- a CDS encoding sugar kinase — translated: MNTKRTAARTPPPILCLGETMVLLTPDSGRLAKSSHLGIHVGGAESNVAAGIAHLGHDVEWISRLGDDPFGRIIIDFLRGRGVHLDRVQVDPDRPTGVYFKDREPGASRVFYYRAGSAASALSPTDSPTLALEHRTLCHVSGITAALSSSANNLLQHILIDHRAPDVLISFDVNYRPALWPLKTAATRLLELASHADIVVVGRDEAQALWGTERAEDVRAILPDVPHLVVKDAGIEAVHFTGQTITHQPALSAEIVEPVGAGDAFAAGYLSGFLRGFDTPRALRLGHLMAGLTLQHVSDLPVLPDSEDIVGASALEGEDWAGIRLNATHLHDLKSLSQKGNTRVH
- a CDS encoding bifunctional 4-hydroxy-2-oxoglutarate aldolase/2-dehydro-3-deoxy-phosphogluconate aldolase, producing MSTDLISLLQGQPVMAILRNMDPQRSVELASKAWDLGIDLVEVPIQSPDAVPSLAAVVRAGAERGKPVGSGTVVTEEQVRQSAKMGVAFTVAPGLDPEVISLCRNLQLPHLPGVATPSEIQSAIRLGCTVLKAFPASILGPEWFKAMRGPFPGVSFVATGGIDASNAAVFLDAGATTIAVGSALADSRQLDLITEIIATRGTPRPV
- a CDS encoding rhodanese-like domain-containing protein encodes the protein MTTPSEFFRSKLQYEIDVMDVADGMSAGELVLVDTRRRASWDHAHIPGALHMPSAEIITAAPHHIPLGSNVVVYSWGPGCNGSTVGALAFAELKYPVREMLGGIEYWIRNGLPVETADGLISREVDPLVRAYDRP
- a CDS encoding nitrilase-related carbon-nitrogen hydrolase, translated to MSTRTLTVSAAQLGPVPRSATRAETLARLIRLLEAAAAEGAQLVVFPEAALTPFFPHWLVQDEGELLSYFEEDVPGTGTQALFDAASALRVAFVLGFAERTMDERQFNTAAFVDEGGRVIHRYRKVHLPGFRDVQPGTPFQNLEKKYFEVGDLGFGVQAWRNTRIGLAICNDRRWAETYRVLALGGAEVVCLGYNTPASNPHLPETDHLTDFHNHLSMQAGAYQNSMWVIGTAKAGIEEGVSQIGGSAIIAPSGEIVAVARTLDDEIVTAEIDLDMVTRYRREVFNFSDHRRPEHYTSITRPRVQ